The following are encoded in a window of Thalassotalea insulae genomic DNA:
- a CDS encoding acyl-CoA dehydrogenase has translation MSNASSKPSFNWQDPLLLDSLLSEEERMIRDSAHQYCQEKLMPRVLEANRNEIFDPEIMRELGELGLLGCTIEEKYGCANVNYVTYGLIAREVERVDSGYRSAMSVQSSLVMHPIYAYGSEEQKMKYLPKLATGELIGCFGLTEPNSGSDPASLSTRAVKVDGGYCLTGNKMWITNSPIADVFIIWAKLDGVIKGFILEKGMDGLSAPKIEGKFSLRASITGEVVMDNVFVPEENLLPNVQGLSGPFGCLNKARYGISWGALGAAEYCWHAARQYTLDREQFGRPLAATQLVQKKLADMQTEITTALFASLQVGRLMDAGTLAPEAISLVKRNSCGKALEIARIARDMHGGNGIADEFHVIRHMINLEAVNTYEGTHDIHALILGRAQTGIQAFF, from the coding sequence ATGTCAAACGCATCATCAAAACCTAGCTTTAACTGGCAAGACCCACTGTTACTTGATTCACTATTATCTGAAGAAGAACGCATGATCCGCGACAGTGCTCACCAGTACTGTCAGGAAAAGTTAATGCCGCGGGTGTTAGAAGCGAACCGTAATGAAATCTTTGATCCTGAAATTATGCGAGAACTGGGTGAACTCGGTTTGCTCGGTTGTACCATTGAAGAGAAATATGGCTGCGCCAACGTTAATTATGTTACTTACGGCTTGATTGCCCGAGAAGTGGAGCGAGTCGATAGTGGTTACCGTAGCGCAATGAGTGTGCAGTCGTCATTAGTGATGCATCCAATTTATGCTTATGGCAGTGAAGAGCAGAAAATGAAATATCTGCCTAAGCTAGCAACTGGAGAGTTAATTGGTTGCTTCGGTTTAACTGAACCTAATTCAGGTTCAGATCCGGCGAGCCTTTCTACCCGTGCTGTTAAAGTCGATGGCGGTTATTGTTTAACCGGTAACAAAATGTGGATCACTAACTCTCCGATTGCTGATGTCTTTATTATCTGGGCAAAACTTGACGGTGTGATCAAAGGCTTTATTCTTGAAAAAGGCATGGACGGTCTTTCTGCACCGAAAATTGAAGGTAAGTTTTCATTACGTGCCTCTATTACCGGCGAAGTGGTGATGGATAATGTTTTTGTTCCTGAAGAAAACTTACTGCCAAATGTACAAGGACTTTCTGGTCCGTTTGGCTGTTTGAATAAGGCGCGTTATGGCATTTCCTGGGGAGCTTTAGGGGCGGCAGAATACTGCTGGCATGCCGCAAGACAATACACCTTAGATCGTGAACAGTTTGGTCGTCCGTTAGCAGCGACGCAGTTGGTACAAAAGAAGTTGGCGGATATGCAAACAGAAATTACCACTGCGTTATTTGCCAGCTTACAAGTGGGCCGATTAATGGACGCCGGGACTTTAGCACCAGAAGCTATTTCACTAGTAAAACGCAACTCATGTGGTAAGGCATTAGAGATTGCGCGTATCGCACGTGATATGCATGGTGGTAACGGTATAGCAGATGAGTTTCATGTCATACGTCATATGATCAACCTTGAAGCGGTTAACACTTATGAGGGCACTCATGATATTCACGCGTTAATTTTAGGTCGAGCACAAACCGGTATTCAGGCATTTTTCTAA
- a CDS encoding LysR family transcriptional regulator: MDLKHLKYFINVFEQQSFSAAAKACFIAQPSISAAVAQLETEIDQILFIRHARGVTPTEQGVKLYPLAKQLLGQADAIKASFQTNTAKQSFNLGVTKGLGVKRMSLLLKDFTAIAANIELTLVPQYENCDARIVIKEELKDGEHYQPIWQEDYLIAMPHNHPLSLKDAIELHDFDQLAFIQRTPCNAWQVLTDTFTLTGIQLDIRAKIQTIDYALGLVRAGLGCALVPAHKEIIEQNDLAFKAINGMQLTREIVLAYQQQTPLINKLISLVKHLDNL; this comes from the coding sequence ATGGATTTAAAGCATTTAAAATATTTTATCAACGTGTTCGAGCAGCAAAGTTTTAGCGCTGCCGCTAAAGCGTGTTTTATTGCACAACCATCGATATCTGCCGCTGTTGCACAATTAGAAACGGAAATAGATCAAATCTTATTTATCCGTCACGCCCGTGGTGTCACCCCAACAGAGCAAGGGGTTAAACTTTATCCACTGGCAAAACAGTTGTTAGGACAGGCAGATGCCATTAAAGCATCGTTCCAAACGAATACAGCTAAACAAAGCTTTAATCTTGGTGTAACTAAAGGTCTCGGGGTAAAGCGCATGAGCCTGTTGCTTAAAGATTTTACCGCTATCGCCGCGAATATCGAATTGACCTTAGTGCCACAATATGAAAACTGTGATGCGCGTATTGTCATTAAAGAAGAACTCAAAGACGGCGAACATTATCAGCCGATCTGGCAAGAAGATTATCTTATCGCCATGCCACATAATCATCCGCTGTCATTAAAAGATGCGATTGAACTCCATGACTTTGATCAGCTGGCCTTTATTCAGCGTACTCCTTGCAATGCCTGGCAAGTGTTAACCGATACTTTTACCTTAACAGGGATCCAATTGGATATTCGCGCAAAAATTCAAACAATAGATTACGCCTTAGGCTTAGTTCGCGCAGGCTTAGGCTGCGCGTTAGTCCCCGCTCATAAAGAAATTATCGAACAAAACGACTTAGCTTTTAAAGCCATTAATGGCATGCAGTTAACCCGGGAAATTGTGCTTGCTTATCAGCAGCAAACACCTCTGATCAATAAGCTTATTAGTCTGGTCAAACACCTAGATAATCTGTAA